GTCAGGATAGGTTACAATATCAAGAATCATATATATTCCTTGAGCCCCGGCGGGGGGAGCCGGGGCTGGCGTTCGTTATTCCGCCTTTGCCTCTTGGCCCGGCTTGTCGGTCTTGGGCTTGTCGCCCGGCTGTTCGCGCAGGCGCAGGCCCAGTTCACGCAGCTGCTTGGCAGCCACGGGCGCGGGCGCGTCCGTCATGAGGCAGGTAGCTTTTTGCGTTTTGGGGAAGGCGATAACGTCGCGGATGCTGCTTGCGCCTGCCAACAACATGATAAGACGGTCAAGGCCGAAGGCAAGGCCGCCGTGCGGCGGAGCGCCCTGCTCCAGCGCCTGGATGAGGAAGCCGAACTGGCTTTCGGCCTGTTCGGGCGTAAAGCCAAGGGCTTCAAACATGCGGCGCTGCACCTCACCCGAATGGATACGGATGGAGCCGCCACCCACTTCACTGCCGTTGAGCACCATATCATAGGCGCGAGCGCGAGCCCTGGCCGGATCGGCGGTCATGAGTTCCATATGACCGGGAGCCGGAGCCGTGAAGGGATGATGGCAGGCAACATAGCGCTTTTCTTCATCATTGTATTCAAACAGGGGAAAGTCCGTAACCCAGAGGAAGTTGAAGCTGTCCTCGGGAATGAGCTTGAGGTGCTGGGCCAGGTGCACGCGCAAATTGCCCAGCGCCGCGTTGACCATGCCCGGCTCGCCCGCCTGGAAGAACACAATGTCGCCCACCTTGAGGTCAAGAGCTTCGGCAATGCCCTTGCGCTCCTCGTCGGAAAGGAACTTGGCGATGGGGGACTGCCACTCGTCGGCCTTGATCTTGATCCAGGCCAGACCCTGCGCGCCGTAGATTTTGACAAACTCGGTAAAAGCGTCGATTTCCTTGCGGGTCATCCCTTCGCCGCCGGGAACCCTCATGCCCTTGACCAGGGGCGCGGTGGCAAAAAGCTTGAAGCCGGAACCGCGCACAATGTCGGTAATGTTCACAAGTTCAAGGCCAAAGCGGGTGTCGGGCTTGTCCACGCCGTAGCGGGCCATGGCCTCGTCCCAGGGCATGCGCGGGAAAGGCAGCGCAATGTCCTTGCCCATGACGTCCTTGAACACACGGGCCATAAGGCCTTCAGCCATGCCCATGACCGTTTCCTCGTCCGCGAAGCTCATTTCGATGTCCACCTGGGTGAACTCGGGCTGGCGGTCGGCGCGCAGGTCTTCGTCGCGGAAGCAGCGCACGATCTGGAAGTAACGATCCATGCCGGCCACCATGAGCAGCTGCTTGAACAGCTGGGGCGACTGCGGCAGGGCGTAGAATTCCCCGGCGTTCAGGCGGCTGGGTACCAGAAAGTCACGCGCCCCCTCGGGCGTGGACTTGGTGAGGATGGGGGTTTCCACCTCCACAAAGCTGTTGTCGTCCAGATAGCGGCGCACGCACTGGGCCACCTTGTGGCGCAAGCGCAGATTGGCCTGCATGCGCGGGCGGCGCAGGTCAAGATAGCGCCAGGTCAGGCGCAGGTTTTCACCGGCGTCGCAGCGGTCTTCAATGGCGAAGGGCGGCGTTTTGGAGGTATTGAGCAGCTTCCATTCGGTGGCCACCACTTCGATCTGACCCGTCACCATATTGGGATTGATCATGCCCTCTGGGCGCGGACGCACCCTGCCCTTGATGGCGAGCACGTATTCCGAGCGCAGGATGTGCGCGTTTTCGTGCGCCTTGGGGGCCGCGTCAGGGCTGAACACCACCTGAGTAAGGCCCATGCGGTCACGCAGATCCACAAAGATAAGGCCGCCATGGTCGCGCCGGTACTGTACCCAACCCATGATGCAGACATCCTGCCCGTCATTGGCAAGAGTCAGTTCACCGCAATTGTGAGTGCGATGCCACTGGCCAAGGTCGGCAATGTACTTCTGATGCTCCTGCTGCACGTCCTGGCCCTGCGCGGGCGTCTGTTCCGCCATCTGGCTTTCTTGAGTCATGTTAGTTGGTTCCCGTTTGCAAAAAGTGTAGTGCTTCAGACTGCGGAACGGCTGACTGCTCTCCGCTTTCCAGATTTTTTATGACCACTGTGTTCTGGGCCGCTTCATCCGGCCCCATGATAAGGCAGTAGCGCGCGCCGGACTTGCCAGCCTGGCGCATGAGGCTTTTAAAGCCGCCTTCGCTGAAATTCATTTCGCCCCTGAGACCAGCCCCACGCAGATTCTGGGCCAGGGCATAGCCCTGGGTTCTGCTTAGGGCGTCCATGGCCACAAGGTAGAAGTCCGCAGGACGCGCCGCGCCAGCGCCCATCATGAGAGCAAGACGTTCCATGCCCGCGGCAAAGCCCACGCCAGGGGCGTCAGGCCCGCCAAGGCTCTTCACCAGGCCGTCATAACGGCCGCCGCCCGCAACGGCAGCCTGCGCGCCGATGCTGCCGCTTACCACCTCAAAGGTGGTACGGCAATAGTAGTCCAGCCCGCGCACCAGCCTGTGATCAAGCTCGTAGGCCAGGTTTTCCGCGCCGAGCAGATCCAGCACCGTGTCAAAATGGGCGCGGCAATCCGGGCAGTTGTAGTCCAGCAGCCTGGGCGCGGCGTCAGTGATGGCGCGGCAGCCGGGCTGCTTGCAGTCCAGGACGCGCAGGGGGTTGGTGTTGACCCTGCGGGCGCAGTCCGGGCAAAGGGCGGCGCTGTCCACGGTTTGCAGATAGGCCAGCAGGGCCTCCTTGAACTTGGGGCGGCACTGGGCGCAGCCGAGGGAATTGACCTTGAGGGTCAGATCCGTGAGACCCAGAGCGTCCAGAAAACGCAGCAGCATGCTGATGAGGTCGGCGTCGGCATAGGGGCTGTGCGAACCAAGGCATTCGCAGTTGATCTGGTGGAACTGCCGCATGCGCCCTTTTTGCGGGCGCTCGTACCGGAACATGGGCCCGGTGGTGAAGAGGCGGCTTACCGGTTCCCTGTTGGCGAGGCCGCTTTCGATATAGGCGCGCATGACGCCCGCCGTGGCCTCGGGGCGCAGGGTCAGCGACCTGCCCTTGCGGTCGGGAAAGGTATACATCTCTTTTTGCACCACATCGGTTTCTTCACCAATGGAGCGCTGAAAAAGCTCGGTAAATTCCACAATGGGCGTGCGCAGTTCCACAAAGCCGTACCGGCTGAAAACATCCCGTGCGGTATTTTCCATACGGGTGAATATTTCGCTGTCCGGCGGAAACATGTCCGCGAAACCCTTGATGCGTGCAATGCTCATGTCTTCCTCAAATGTGCCCGGCGTCGGGCGCGTATTCGGCCTCCTGGCCAGGGGCCAGAAATTAGCGTGAACCGCAGGAGCCTTCAAGCTTAAACTTGCCGCCGCAGTCCTCACAGGGCACGGGATAGTTCCCCGTGAAACAGGCCATGCAGTAATTCTGCGGCTGCGCCACGGAACCGAGCAGGCCTTCGATGCTGAGATAATGCAATGAATCCACGTCCAGCTTGCGCGTTATTTCCGCCAGATTGTGCTGGGCCGCGATAAGTTCGCCGCGCGAAGAAAAATCAATGCCGTAATAGCAGGGCGAGATGACCGGCGGGGACGAAATGCGGATGTGCACTTCTTTGGCCCCAAGCTCGCGCAGCTTTTTGACGCGGGTCATCATGGTGGTGCCGCGCACTATGCTGTCGTCAATGATGCAGATGCGCTTGCCGTCAATCATCTCGCGCACGGGATTGATCTTCACCCGCACGCCAAAGCTGCGCATGCTCTGCGAAGGCTGGATAAAGGTACGCCCCACATAGTGATTGCGTATCATGGCATGCTCGTACGGCAGGCCCGAACACTGGGCGAAACCCAGGGCAGGATAGATGCCGGAATCGGGAAAGGGCATGACAAAATCCACGTCCGGCGTGGATTCATTGGCCAGGTTGCAGCCCATTTTTTTACGGCACAGGTAGACCTGCTCGTCAAACACATAGGAGTCGGGCCTGGCGAAATACACCAGCTCGAAAATGCACTGGGCGGGCTTTTTGGGCATGGGCTGGATAAGGCTCTCACTGCGCACGCTGTTGCCCTCGACCACCACCACTTCACCCGGAGCCACCGAGCGGACGAACTCCGCCTCCAGCAGGTCAAAGGCGCAGGTCTCGGACGCAAAGACGTGGCTTCCGTCCATGCGGCCCAGGGCCAGGGGATGAAAGCCGTGGGGGTCGCGCACGGCCACGAGGATGCCGTCCATCATGACCAGCAGGCAGTACGCGCCGCGCACCCTGTAGCAGGCCTCCTTGACGGCTCCCGGCAAATCGTTGTGGCGCAGGGCGCGCACCAGCAGATGCATGAACACTTCCGTGTCGTTGCTGGTGGAAAAAATGGCCCCTTCGTTTTCAAGGTCTTCGCGCAACTGCCCGGCATTGACCAGGTTGCCGTTATGGGCCAGCGCAATGGCCCTGCCCTTGTAGGTGGTCAGAAAAGGCTGGGCATTACCGGCAGAAGAACTGCCCGTGGTGGAATAGCGCACATGCCCCACAGCGTTGCGGCCCGTGAGCTTTTTCAGGCTGGCTTCGGTAAAAACGTCGGGCACAAGGCCCATGCCCTTGTGTTCGTGCACGCCGTCCTTGTCAAAAGTGACTATACCTGCACTTTCCTGCCCCCGGTGCTGCTGGGCGTAAAGGCCGAAGTAGGCCAGACGGGCAGCCTCGTCGTGGTCATAAATGCCGAAAACACCGCATTCGTGCTTAATCATAAGCCTTACTTCTTCAGTTTTTTGCGCAGATGCGCAATGCGATTGTCGATGACCGACGGATTGGGATATGCGTCGCGCGCCAGTTCAAATTGTTTCAATGCTTCGCCGTTCTTACCCAGTTGCTCAAGGGCGTCCGCCAGCAGATACCCGGCAAGACCGCGTACGCTCTGGTCAGGGTCACTGTCCAGAATCTGCTGCGAAAGGCCGGACACTTCCTGCCAGCGTTCCCGTGCCATGTTCTGGTCAGCCAGATCATACATGCACATGATCTTGTCGTGGTCCGGCAGGGGCAGGGCCAGACATTGCTGCAGGGTGTCCTCGCCAGCGTCAAACCGCCGCAGGCTGAACTGCATGGCCGCCAGACGCCTGTACCCTTCAAGCACCTGCTGCGGACTCAGCCCGCCAAGGCCGATATAGGCGCTCCACATGTCCACGGCACGCCCATAGCGGTGCAGGCCCTCATACACTTCAGCCATGCGCTTCAGGATGACGGCGCTGCGGACGTCGTCGTCCAGATATTCTTCCTGCATGGTTTCAAGGTACTCAAGACTCGCGCGCGGCTCCTGCCCGGCGGCGTTGACCACCACAAGCAGTTGCTGCCATGCCTCCCACCTTTTGTCGGCGTCCTGACTGTCCTGCGATTCACGCAGGTACCGCTCAAGCAGCCTTTCGGCAAGCGACCACTGCCGTTGCGATACAGCCTCCCGCGCCTGGGAAAGGTCGTCGCCTTTCAGGGCCGGGCCGTCACAGCCCGCAAGCCAGAAACACAGGCACCAGAGCAGGCACAGCGCAAAACCCCGCAAACGGGGCCGCCATGCGCCCTCCTGCCCTGTAACCGCCACAAGCCGCCCCCAAGCGCCCTGCGGCGACCGGGGGGGCGCAACGGCCCCCCCGAACCCCTGTTTCTCAACAGTGAAAAACATGCCGCAAGGCCTTATCAGGCGTCATCTTCCGGTTCGTCCCGCTGGATCGCGGCGCCATCCCCGGCTGCGTCGGCGGCTGTGTCGGCGGCGTCCCCTGCCGGGGCCTGCGCGCCTTCCACCGCCCCATGGGGCGTTGCGTCGTCCAGTTCCTCATCGAGGTCGCGGCCGGTCTGCCCGCCTTCGTCCACACGGTCAAAGCCCACCACATGGCCGCCTTCGTCCAGACGCACCAGCATGACGCCCATGGTGGCGCGGCCCTTGGTGCGGACTTCGTCCACGCTGATGCGCACGATCTTGTTGGCCGAGGTCAGCAGGATCAGGCCGTCATTGTCGCGCACGGGCATGGCCCCAACCACAGGCCCGGTTTTGCCCGTGACCTTGAAGTTGATGATGCCCTTGCCGCCGCGCGACTGCAGGCGGTAAAGCTCGACGCTGGTGCGCTTGCCGTAACCGTTGGCGGAAATGGACATGATCTCCGTGGTCTGGTCCGTTTCTTTCACGATAACGCCGGCAACCACAAAGTCCTGCCTGCGCAGGGCTATGCCCTTGACGCCGGTGGCCACGCGACCCATGGGTCGCACGTCCCTGCACGAGAAGCGGATGGCTATGCCGTCGGCCGTGGCCAGCACAATATGGCTGTCTTCACGGATGGGACGCACCACCACCAGTTCATCGTCCTCGCGCAGACCCACGGCCATGAGGCCGGTCTTGCGGCACCGGGCGTACAGGGAGGCCGAGGAGCGCTTGACCATGCCGCGCTTGGTCACAAAGAAGAAGTACTTGTCTTCCGCGAATTCGCGCAGGGCCAGCACCGTGGTCACCCACTCGTTATCCTCAAGCGGCAGCAGGTTGTTGATGTGCACGCCCTTGGCCGTACGGCTGCCTTCGGGCACCTGATGCACCTTGAGCTGGTGCATGCGGCCCTTGTTGGTGAAGAGGCAGAGATACTGGTGGTTGGTGGTGCTCAAAAACTCCTGCACATAATCGTCATCAGAGGTGTGCAGGGCGGCAATACCCTTGCCGCCGCGCTTCTGCTGCTGATAGTTTTCAAGCCCGGTGCGCTTCATGTAGCCGCGGCGCGACAGGGTGATGACCACTTCCTCATCGGGAATGAGGTCTTCGATATCAATGTCCGTCAGGGCCTCACGCAGCACTTCGGTGCGGCGCGGGGTCACGAAGGTTTCGCGAATTTCGCGGACTTCGCGCCTGAGCTCGTTGCGCAGCACTTCCGAATTTTCGAGAATGGAGCGGTAGAACTCAATTTTCTGCAAAAGATCTTTGTATTCAGCCATAAGTTCTTCGCGCTGCAAGCCCGTGAGGCGTTGCAGGCGCATCTCGAGAATGGCCTTGGCCTGAACCTCGGAAAACTCAAAGCGCGTCATGAGGGCGGCGCGCGCTTCCTCCGGATTGGCGGACGCGCGGATAAGGGCCACCACCTCGTCGATATTGTCGATGGCGACGCGCAGACCTTCAAGAATATGGGCGCGGGCCTCGGCTTTTTCAAGATCATAGCGGGTGCGGCGGATGACCACCTCACGGCGATGATCGATAAAGCAGGTAAGCGCTGTCTTGAGATTAAGCAGTTGCGGGCGATTGTCCACCACGGCCAGCATATTGATGCCAAAGCTGGTTTCCAGCGGCGTAAACTTGTACAGGCCGTTGATGACGATGTCCGGAATGGTGCCGCGCTTGAGGTCAATGACCACGCGGATGCCCTTGCGGTCGGATTCGTCGCGCAGGTCGGTGATGCCGTCTATCTTGCGGTCATTGACCAGGGCCGCGATTTTTTCCACCAGGGTGGACTTGTTGAGTCCATAGGGGATTTCCCTGATGACGATGGACTGCGCGCCCTTCTTGCGGTCTTCGATCTCCATGCGGCCACGGACTTTCACGGTGCCGCGCCCGGTGTGATAGGCGTCGTACAGGCCCTTGCCCGCGTAGACAAAGCCGCTGGTGGGGAAGTCCGGCCCTTTCACATGCTCCATCAAATCGTCGATGCTGCACTGGGGATCATCAAGCAGCAATTGCAGGGCGTCGCACAGCTCCCCAAGGTTATGGGGCGGAATGTTGGTGGCCATGCCAACGGCAATGCCCGAACTGCCGTTGAGCAGCAGGTTGGGAACCTTGCTCGGCATAACCGAAGGTTCCTGCAGGGTATTATCGTAGTTGGGACGAAAATCCACAGTGTTTTTGTCAAGGTCGGCCAGAAATTCCTGAGCCAGCTTTGACATGCGCACTTCAGTATAACGCATGGCCGCCGGGGCGTCGCCGTCAATGGAGCCGAAGTTGCCCTGCCCGTCCACCAGCGGGTCGCGCATGGAAAATTCCTGCGCCATACGCACCAAGGCGTCGTACACGGCCGAGTCGCCGTGGGGGTGATACTTACCTATGACGTCACCGACGACGCGGGCGGACTTTTTGTGCGGACGGTTATAGTTGTTGGCAAGCTCGTACTGGGCGAACATGATGCGCCTGTGCACGGGCTTGAGACCGTCGCGCGCGTCCGGGATGGCACGCCCGATGATGACTGAAAGGGAATACTCCAGATACGATTTGCGGAGTTCTTTTTCTATGCTTATCTGCGGCTGCTGCATTTCTGCCACTGCGGGCCTCGCTGCGTTTTTTGAGGGGCAAGGGAACCGCCGTTTCCGACGATTGGGGGGCTACCCCCCTGAAACCCCTTTTCAAGTGGTATAGCGCGAAAAAAAGCCGACTGCCGGTCAATATTCTCGCGCCATAACAAAAATAAAAAATCTACCGGAAGAAACCATAGGGGGGCTTGGCCTGACCATGGCCCCCTGAAACACGCTCTTCCAACAGTATCAGTTCAAATGACAAATTGAAGTGCAAAGCATTTCAATTTGATCTTGTCCAGGGAAGCACTGAGTAAAGAGCTTCCTGGAAACGCGCAGGTATTTCGTTTGGCAAGGCGCGATCTTTTTTCAAGCAGGAGTGGACTCTTCCGTCCTCAACTGTTTCAAAAAAAGTGAAGCAACGCGACCAAACGGAATAAACCAGCGTTTCCCTAGAGCAGATCAACTTTGAAATGCTTCACATTTCAAAGTTTTCATTCAGCCCAAAAATGCGATTTTCGGCTGAATCCACGCCACGTTGTGGCGCGCTGCACAAAAGTGCAGCGTTAGAGCATTTACACTTTTTCAAAGTTAAAATGCTCTAGATATCCAGATCCTGAACAGCCAGGGCATTACGCTCGATAAACTCGCGGCGTGGCTCTACCCTGTCGCCCATAAGTTCCACAAAGGCGTCCGAGGCCTCGTTGGCGTCTTCCACAGAAACCTGCAGAAGAATGCGGTTTTCAGGATTCATGGTGGTGACCCAGAGCTGTTCGGGGTTCATTTCACCAAGACCCTTGTACCGCTGAATGTTGAGGCCCTTGCGGGCTTCATCCAGCACCATGCGCACAAGTTCGGCAAGGCTTTCTGCGGGCACGTCGCCGTCTTTACGGCGCATGCTGAAGTCAAGGCCGCCGCACTCTTGGCGCAGATCGGCAAAAAGCTGCCAGGTTATGCGGTACAGACGTGAAGAAAAGAATTCCATGCCGCGCCGGGTCTGGTGACCGCCGGTATTCTCAAATATGGCGAACAGGCGCTCTTCTTCATCCTCGTTCTTTTCGTGCTCAAGGGTCAGCATATAGCCGCGCTCGTTAAGCCAGTCCGTGAAGCCGGTATCCTGCCGTTCCAGCATGGCCGGGTCAATCTGCGCAGGATAGGTGGTCATGGCCAGAAAGAGATCGCGCGGGGTTCCGCTCATTTCAGCGTCGCTCAAGCGCGCCTCTATGCTCTCAAGGCGCTCCACAAAGGTCGTGAGGTCAGTGCCCGTATATTCACGGCCATTGCTCGCCACAATGGTGACGTCTTCGCTCACGCGGGACAGCAGAAAGGCGTTGAGCTCCGCATCGTCCTTGATGAATTTTTCCATGCGCGAATTGTGCGCGCGGTACAGCGGGGGCTGGGCGATGTAGACAAAGCCGCGCTCCACCATTTCCTGATACTGACGGAAAAAGAAGGTCAGCAGCAGGGTGCGGATGTGCGCTCCGTCCACGTCGGCGTCTGTCATGATGATGATCTTGTGGTAGCGCAGCTTGTCGAGGTCGGTGTCTTCCTCGCCGATGCCGGCGCCCATGGCCGTAATAAGGGCTTTGACTTCCTTGTTGGCCAGCATTTTGTCAAAGCGGGTGCGCTCGGTGTTCAGAATCTTGCCGCGCAGCGGCAGGATGGCCTGATTCTTGGGATTTCTCCCCTGCTTGGCCGAACCGCCTGCCGAATCACCTTCCACGATGAAGAGTTCGGATTCCACCGGGTCCTTGCTCTGGCAGTCGGCCAGCTTGCCGGGCAGGGCGTTGTCCGAAAGCGCGCCCTTGCGGCGCACCAGTTCCTTGGCGCGGCGGGCGGCGTCGCGGGCGCGGGCGGCGTCCACGGCCTTGTCGATGATAAGGCGGATATCCTTGGGATTTTCCTCAAAATACACATTGAGGCGGTCATAGATGACCCCGGCCACAAGCCCGGCTATTTCGCTGTTGCCGAGCTTTGTCTTGGTCTGTCCTTCAAACTGCGGCTGGGGCAGCTTGACGCTGATGACGGCTGTGAGACCTTCACGCACGTCGTCGCCGGACAGGCTGGTGTTTTTCATCTTTTTGACAAGATCCGCCTGTCCCTTGATATAGCCGTTAATGGCCCGGGTAAGGGCGGTGCGG
This DNA window, taken from Desulfovibrio sp. 86, encodes the following:
- the aspS gene encoding aspartate--tRNA ligase, whose protein sequence is MAEQTPAQGQDVQQEHQKYIADLGQWHRTHNCGELTLANDGQDVCIMGWVQYRRDHGGLIFVDLRDRMGLTQVVFSPDAAPKAHENAHILRSEYVLAIKGRVRPRPEGMINPNMVTGQIEVVATEWKLLNTSKTPPFAIEDRCDAGENLRLTWRYLDLRRPRMQANLRLRHKVAQCVRRYLDDNSFVEVETPILTKSTPEGARDFLVPSRLNAGEFYALPQSPQLFKQLLMVAGMDRYFQIVRCFRDEDLRADRQPEFTQVDIEMSFADEETVMGMAEGLMARVFKDVMGKDIALPFPRMPWDEAMARYGVDKPDTRFGLELVNITDIVRGSGFKLFATAPLVKGMRVPGGEGMTRKEIDAFTEFVKIYGAQGLAWIKIKADEWQSPIAKFLSDEERKGIAEALDLKVGDIVFFQAGEPGMVNAALGNLRVHLAQHLKLIPEDSFNFLWVTDFPLFEYNDEEKRYVACHHPFTAPAPGHMELMTADPARARARAYDMVLNGSEVGGGSIRIHSGEVQRRMFEALGFTPEQAESQFGFLIQALEQGAPPHGGLAFGLDRLIMLLAGASSIRDVIAFPKTQKATCLMTDAPAPVAAKQLRELGLRLREQPGDKPKTDKPGQEAKAE
- the hisS gene encoding histidine--tRNA ligase, whose protein sequence is MSIARIKGFADMFPPDSEIFTRMENTARDVFSRYGFVELRTPIVEFTELFQRSIGEETDVVQKEMYTFPDRKGRSLTLRPEATAGVMRAYIESGLANREPVSRLFTTGPMFRYERPQKGRMRQFHQINCECLGSHSPYADADLISMLLRFLDALGLTDLTLKVNSLGCAQCRPKFKEALLAYLQTVDSAALCPDCARRVNTNPLRVLDCKQPGCRAITDAAPRLLDYNCPDCRAHFDTVLDLLGAENLAYELDHRLVRGLDYYCRTTFEVVSGSIGAQAAVAGGGRYDGLVKSLGGPDAPGVGFAAGMERLALMMGAGAARPADFYLVAMDALSRTQGYALAQNLRGAGLRGEMNFSEGGFKSLMRQAGKSGARYCLIMGPDEAAQNTVVIKNLESGEQSAVPQSEALHFLQTGTN
- the purF gene encoding amidophosphoribosyltransferase, translating into MIKHECGVFGIYDHDEAARLAYFGLYAQQHRGQESAGIVTFDKDGVHEHKGMGLVPDVFTEASLKKLTGRNAVGHVRYSTTGSSSAGNAQPFLTTYKGRAIALAHNGNLVNAGQLREDLENEGAIFSTSNDTEVFMHLLVRALRHNDLPGAVKEACYRVRGAYCLLVMMDGILVAVRDPHGFHPLALGRMDGSHVFASETCAFDLLEAEFVRSVAPGEVVVVEGNSVRSESLIQPMPKKPAQCIFELVYFARPDSYVFDEQVYLCRKKMGCNLANESTPDVDFVMPFPDSGIYPALGFAQCSGLPYEHAMIRNHYVGRTFIQPSQSMRSFGVRVKINPVREMIDGKRICIIDDSIVRGTTMMTRVKKLRELGAKEVHIRISSPPVISPCYYGIDFSSRGELIAAQHNLAEITRKLDVDSLHYLSIEGLLGSVAQPQNYCMACFTGNYPVPCEDCGGKFKLEGSCGSR
- a CDS encoding tetratricopeptide repeat protein, with the protein product MFFTVEKQGFGGAVAPPRSPQGAWGRLVAVTGQEGAWRPRLRGFALCLLWCLCFWLAGCDGPALKGDDLSQAREAVSQRQWSLAERLLERYLRESQDSQDADKRWEAWQQLLVVVNAAGQEPRASLEYLETMQEEYLDDDVRSAVILKRMAEVYEGLHRYGRAVDMWSAYIGLGGLSPQQVLEGYRRLAAMQFSLRRFDAGEDTLQQCLALPLPDHDKIMCMYDLADQNMARERWQEVSGLSQQILDSDPDQSVRGLAGYLLADALEQLGKNGEALKQFELARDAYPNPSVIDNRIAHLRKKLKK
- the gyrA gene encoding DNA gyrase subunit A — protein: MQQPQISIEKELRKSYLEYSLSVIIGRAIPDARDGLKPVHRRIMFAQYELANNYNRPHKKSARVVGDVIGKYHPHGDSAVYDALVRMAQEFSMRDPLVDGQGNFGSIDGDAPAAMRYTEVRMSKLAQEFLADLDKNTVDFRPNYDNTLQEPSVMPSKVPNLLLNGSSGIAVGMATNIPPHNLGELCDALQLLLDDPQCSIDDLMEHVKGPDFPTSGFVYAGKGLYDAYHTGRGTVKVRGRMEIEDRKKGAQSIVIREIPYGLNKSTLVEKIAALVNDRKIDGITDLRDESDRKGIRVVIDLKRGTIPDIVINGLYKFTPLETSFGINMLAVVDNRPQLLNLKTALTCFIDHRREVVIRRTRYDLEKAEARAHILEGLRVAIDNIDEVVALIRASANPEEARAALMTRFEFSEVQAKAILEMRLQRLTGLQREELMAEYKDLLQKIEFYRSILENSEVLRNELRREVREIRETFVTPRRTEVLREALTDIDIEDLIPDEEVVITLSRRGYMKRTGLENYQQQKRGGKGIAALHTSDDDYVQEFLSTTNHQYLCLFTNKGRMHQLKVHQVPEGSRTAKGVHINNLLPLEDNEWVTTVLALREFAEDKYFFFVTKRGMVKRSSASLYARCRKTGLMAVGLREDDELVVVRPIREDSHIVLATADGIAIRFSCRDVRPMGRVATGVKGIALRRQDFVVAGVIVKETDQTTEIMSISANGYGKRTSVELYRLQSRGGKGIINFKVTGKTGPVVGAMPVRDNDGLILLTSANKIVRISVDEVRTKGRATMGVMLVRLDEGGHVVGFDRVDEGGQTGRDLDEELDDATPHGAVEGAQAPAGDAADTAADAAGDGAAIQRDEPEDDA
- the gyrB gene encoding DNA topoisomerase (ATP-hydrolyzing) subunit B produces the protein MAPQTPGNGGYNASSITILEGLSAVRKRPAMYIGSTDARGLHHLVYEVVDNAIDEAMAGYCTRVTVILHADNSVTVRDDGRGIPVDIHPKEGVSAVQVVMTKLHAGGKFDNSSYKVSGGLHGVGVSCVNALSEELTVTVRRDGKRYRQHYSRGIPLDELTVISEGVDGHGTTVRFKPDEEIFEVFEYSYETLKKRFEELAYLNQGLTIECIDERIGETHVFHAEGGIRQFVGDLNSGEQGIHPIISGEGLVDNVTVDFALQYNAGYKENILTFANNIRTKEGGTHLVGFRTALTRAINGYIKGQADLVKKMKNTSLSGDDVREGLTAVISVKLPQPQFEGQTKTKLGNSEIAGLVAGVIYDRLNVYFEENPKDIRLIIDKAVDAARARDAARRAKELVRRKGALSDNALPGKLADCQSKDPVESELFIVEGDSAGGSAKQGRNPKNQAILPLRGKILNTERTRFDKMLANKEVKALITAMGAGIGEEDTDLDKLRYHKIIIMTDADVDGAHIRTLLLTFFFRQYQEMVERGFVYIAQPPLYRAHNSRMEKFIKDDAELNAFLLSRVSEDVTIVASNGREYTGTDLTTFVERLESIEARLSDAEMSGTPRDLFLAMTTYPAQIDPAMLERQDTGFTDWLNERGYMLTLEHEKNEDEEERLFAIFENTGGHQTRRGMEFFSSRLYRITWQLFADLRQECGGLDFSMRRKDGDVPAESLAELVRMVLDEARKGLNIQRYKGLGEMNPEQLWVTTMNPENRILLQVSVEDANEASDAFVELMGDRVEPRREFIERNALAVQDLDI